From the genome of Candidatus Competibacteraceae bacterium:
TCTGGAACGGGGCGCACTGAACGTCGAACTGCTGGGGCGCGGTTACGCCTGGTTGGATACCGGTACCCACGAATCTCTGTTGGCGGCGGCCAATTTCATGCAAGTGGTCGAGCAGCGCCAGGGCCTAAAAATTGCCTGCCTGGAGGAAATTGCTTGGCGGATGGGGTTCATCGACGACGGACAATTGGCCCGGCTGGCGGCGCCGCTGGCTAAGAATGGCTATGGCCAGTACCTGCTGGATTTGCTGGAACGGAGGAGCGTGCGATGAACGTGATTGCGACGGAACTGCCTGGCGTGTTGCTGCTGGAGCCGAAGGCTTTCGGCGACGCGCGCGGCTTCTTCATGGAAACCTGGCAGGCGGCGCGCTATCGCGAAGCCGGTATGCCGGAGCGTTTCGTCCAGGATAACCATTCGCGCTCGCGCCGCGGCGTGCTGCGCGGTTTGCACTATCAACTGACGCAGCCACAGGGCAAGCTGGTGTGGGTGACGCGCGGGGCGGTGTTCGATGTGGCGGTGGACATCCGTCGCGGCTCGCCGGGCTTCGGCCAGTGGTACGGCTGCGTGCTGGATGATGTGGACCATCGCCAGCTCTACATTCCACCAGGGTTCGCCCACGGTTTCTGCGTACTGTCGGAGGAAGCGGATTTCTTCTACAAATGCACCGATTACTACCATCCATCTTCGGAGTGCGGCATCGCCTGGGACGATCCCGAAATCGGCATCGCCTGGCCGCTGCGGGAGGGGATTGCGCTGTCGGCCAAGGACCAGCGTAACCGGCCGCTGGCCGCGCAGCGTCCCGAAGATCTGCCGGTTTACGAGGGTTGAGCCGTGCGCATCGCGATCATCGGTTCCAAAGGGCAGGTGGGCTGGGAGCTGACCCGCCGCGCGCCCATGTTCGGTCATGAGGTACTGGCCTGGGATCAGAGTGAGTTGGATATCACTGATGCCACCGCCGTGGATCAGGCCCTGACCGCCAGCGGCGCGGCCGTGGTCATCAACGCGGCGGCGTATACCGCCGTGGACCGGGCCGAGCAGGAACCGGAGCTGGCGTTCGCCGTCAACCGCGATGGTCCAGCGCATCTGGCCGCTGCTTGCGCCAGCTTGGATATCCCGCTGCTGCATATCTCCACCGATTACGTGTTCGACGGTCGCAAGACCGGTCCCTACATCGAAGATGACCCTGCTTCGCCCCTGGGTGTGTACGGCCGCAGCAAATGGGAAGGCGACGAAGCGGTGCGTCGGTTGCTGCCCCGGCACCTGATCCTGCGGGTGAGCTGGGTGTTCGGGATTCAGGGTCACAACTTCGTCAAGACGATCCTGCGACTGGCGCGGGAGCGCGAGGAACTGCGGGTGGTGGCCGACCAGCTCGGCTGTCCGACCTACGCCGGCGACATCGCCGATACTCTGCTGGCTCTGGCCGGGCGTGGCGCCGAGATGAATGCCAAGGCGATGTGGGATACCGGAGCCGGTTGGGGGACCTACCATTACTGCGGCGAACCGGCCACCACCTGGCACGGTTTTGCCAGCGCGATCATCGACAAGGCGCGGGCCTATGAGCCGCTTTCGGTGCGGACCGTGACCGCCATCGCCACCGCCGATTATCCGACCCCCGCCGCCCGACCCACCAATTCGGTGCTGGACTGCGCCCGACTGGCTGCGGCATTCGGTATCCAGCCGTGCTCGTGGCAGGAGGGACTGGCCACCATGCTGTTTGCTCTGTATGCCAGTTGATCTGGGCGAATTGCTGGTCGCGCACCAGAAACTGGCCGGTGCCGACCTGCAGCGCGCCCGGCGCGTGCAGGACGGCACCGGTGAGAATCTGGACTCGTTGTTGGTCAAGCTGGGTTTGGTGTCGGAGCGGGACCTGGCCGAGGCGCTGTCCACGCAATTGAAGCTGCCGCTGGTGCAGCCCGCCGACTATCCCGACACGCCGGTGACCAACGGTGGGGTTTCCGCGCGCTTTCTCAAGGAGTCGCGGGCCATCCCCTTGTTCGAGGACGAGCAGGGGTTGACGGTAGCGATGGCCAACCCCACCGACGATTATGTGCTGGCGGCGTTGCGACTGGCGACCGGTAAGGCCGTCTGGCCGAGGGTGGCGATTCCGTCGGAGTGGGAAGTGGCTTTCGAGCGGTTGTATGGTAGTGGCCGCTCGGCCATGGGTCAGATCGTCGATTCCATCGGTCTGGCCGACAACCTGACCGATGAGGAGCAAATCCAGCATCTCAAGGATCTGGCCAGCGAAGCGCCGGTCATCCGCTTGGTCAACCTGATGACCGCTCGCGCGGTGGAGTCGCGCGCCTCCGACATTCACATTGAGCCCTTCGAGAACCGGCTCAAGATTCGCTATCGAGTGGATGGAGTGCTGCGGGAGGTGGAATCCCCGCCGTCGCGGCTGTCGGCGGCGGTGATTTCGCGCATCAAGATCATGGCCAAGCTGAACATCGCCGAGCGGCGTCTGCCGCAGGATGGGCGGATTCAACTGCGGGCGCAGGGCAAGGAAATCGACCTGCGCGTGTCCACCGTGCCGACCCTGTACGGCGAAAGCGTGGTGATGCGTATCCTCGACAAGGCCAGCGTGGTGCTGGATTTTGCCAAGCTGGGCTTTAGCTCGCGCACGCTCAAGCGTTTCCTGGGCGTGCTGCACCAGCCGCACGGCATCATCCTGGTCACCGGTCCCACCGGTAGCGGCAAGACCACCACCCTCTATACCGCCTTGCAGACCATCAATACTCCGGAACGCAAGATCCTGACGGTCGAAGATCCGGTGGAGTACCAACTGGAAGGCGTCAACCAGATTCAGGTCAAGGCACAGATCAACCTGACGTTTGCCAACGCCTTGCGCGCCATCGTTCGCCAGGACCCCGACGTAATCATGATCGGTGAAATGCGCGATGTGGAAACCGCCGGAATCGCCGTGCAGTCGGCGCTGACCGGCCACTTGGTGTTGTCCACCCTGCACACCAACGACGCGGCCGGCAGCATCACCCGGCTGCTCGACATGGGGGTGGATGATTATCTGCTGACCTCGACCATCAATGGCATTCTGGCGCAGCGGTTGGTGCGGCTACTCTGCACCCAATGCCGCCAGCCGTATCCCGCCTTGCCGGAACTGGCGGATGAATTGCGGTTGCACCGCTTTTCCGATACTCGCGACATCACTTTGTATAAACCGATTGGTTGCGAGCAATGCGGCGGCACCGGCTATCGTGGGCGGGCGGCGATCATGGAATTCCTGATGATGAGCGACCCGCTACGCCGGATGGTGCTCAAGCACGCCGATGCCGGCGAGTTGCAGGCGGCGGCGCAGAAGGAAGGCATGGACACCATGTACGAAGACGGGTTGCGCAAGGCGGTGGCTGGTTTGACCACCATTGAGGAAGTGCTGCGAGTGACCAGCCAGCAAGAGCAGGAGGGGTAGCCATGCCCCGTTATCGCTACGAGGCAGTGGATGGCGCGGGTGAGGTGGTGCGCGATGAGTTGGACGCGGCGACCCTGGACGCGGCGATTGCCCGATTGCGCGATCAGGGACTGCTGCCGCTGACGGTGAGCGAAGCCAAGAGCGGGTTTCTACGCGGCGGTTTCGGTCAGCCGTTGTTCAGCAAAAGGCGGACATTATCGCGCAAGACCATCGCCTTGCTCACGCAGCAACTGGCCAACCTGCTGCACGCCGGCATGCCGCTGGATCGGGCGCTGACCATTTTGATCGGCGTAACCGAGGATGAGCAGGCCAAGCCCGTGCTGGAGCGAGTGCAGGAAAAAGTGCGCGGCGGCTCGTCCCTGGCCGATGCCCTGGAGGTGCAGGGCGTGTTTTCGCGTTTCTACCTGAACATGGTCCGTGCCGGTGAAGCGGGTGGGGCGCTGGACGTGGTGCTGAAGCGCTTGACCGAGTTCCTGGAGCGGTCGCAGGCGCTGCGGGAAACGGTGACTTCGGCGCTGATCTACCCGATCATCCTGCTGTCGGTATCGGCGCTGTCGGTCATTATCCTGCTCACGTTCGTGGTGCCGCAGTTTCAGCGTTTGTTCGCCGATGCCGGCAAGGCGCTGCCGCTGGCGACTCAGATCGTGATCGCCGTCGGCGATGGGTTTCGCTACTACTGGTGGGTGGGGGCGATTTTGTTCGTGCTGCTGTCGGCGATCGCGCGCCGGCAATTGAGCCAGCCGGAGAGCCGCGCCCGTTGGGACGACTGGTTTCTGCGGCTGCCGCTATTTGGTGATCTGATCGCCAAGGTGGAGACCGCGCGACTGTCGCGGACCCTGGGAACCCTGCTTGGCAACGGCGTGTCGATGTTGAACGCCTTGGCCATCGCCCGCGAGACCTTGAGCAACCAAGTGCTGGCAGGCGCGTTGGGCGAAGTGGCCGAGCACGTCAAGACCGGTCGAGGGTTGGCCGATCCGCTGATGGAAGCGGGTCGTTTCCCCAAACTGGCGGTGCAGATGATCCGAGTCGGCGAGGAAACCGGCCAGTTGCAGGAGATGTTGCTGCAGGTGGCCGATACCTACGATGGCGAGGTGCAGACCGCCGTCAAGCGCATGCTGACCCTGTTGGAGCCGGCTTTGATTCTTGGCTTGGGGGTGATCATTGCCGGCATCATCATGTCCATCCTGGTCGCGATCCTCAGTTTGAACGAACTGGCTTTTTAAAAGGGCGCGGGAAGCAGGGTACGGGGAACAAGTGTTCTTGCCGTTTCCGACCCTGATCCCCTGCACTCTGAGCTCTGCTTTTTGTGAGATCGAGTCGATGAAACGAACAAATTTTTGCCGCGCACGCGGTTTTACCCTGATCGAGCTGTTGGTGGTGCTGGTGATTCTCGGCTTGCTGGCCGGGCTGGTCGGACCGCAGGTCATGAAATATCTGGGCGGTGCCAACACCAAGACCGCCAAGCTGCAAATCGAGGACTTCAGTACCGCGCTGGATGCACTCCGCCTGGATATGGGGCGCTATCCCACCACCGCCGAAGGCTTGCAGGCGCTGGT
Proteins encoded in this window:
- the gspG gene encoding type II secretion system major pseudopilin GspG translates to MKRTNFCRARGFTLIELLVVLVILGLLAGLVGPQVMKYLGGANTKTAKLQIEDFSTALDALRLDMGRYPTTAEGLQALVEQPAGATRWNGPYLRKNLVPKDPWGNDYQYRSPGQHGGAFDLYALGADNAEGGDGEDQDVVSWQ
- the rfbD gene encoding dTDP-4-dehydrorhamnose reductase, giving the protein MRIAIIGSKGQVGWELTRRAPMFGHEVLAWDQSELDITDATAVDQALTASGAAVVINAAAYTAVDRAEQEPELAFAVNRDGPAHLAAACASLDIPLLHISTDYVFDGRKTGPYIEDDPASPLGVYGRSKWEGDEAVRRLLPRHLILRVSWVFGIQGHNFVKTILRLAREREELRVVADQLGCPTYAGDIADTLLALAGRGAEMNAKAMWDTGAGWGTYHYCGEPATTWHGFASAIIDKARAYEPLSVRTVTAIATADYPTPAARPTNSVLDCARLAAAFGIQPCSWQEGLATMLFALYAS
- a CDS encoding type II secretion system F family protein, which gives rise to MPRYRYEAVDGAGEVVRDELDAATLDAAIARLRDQGLLPLTVSEAKSGFLRGGFGQPLFSKRRTLSRKTIALLTQQLANLLHAGMPLDRALTILIGVTEDEQAKPVLERVQEKVRGGSSLADALEVQGVFSRFYLNMVRAGEAGGALDVVLKRLTEFLERSQALRETVTSALIYPIILLSVSALSVIILLTFVVPQFQRLFADAGKALPLATQIVIAVGDGFRYYWWVGAILFVLLSAIARRQLSQPESRARWDDWFLRLPLFGDLIAKVETARLSRTLGTLLGNGVSMLNALAIARETLSNQVLAGALGEVAEHVKTGRGLADPLMEAGRFPKLAVQMIRVGEETGQLQEMLLQVADTYDGEVQTAVKRMLTLLEPALILGLGVIIAGIIMSILVAILSLNELAF
- the rfbC gene encoding dTDP-4-dehydrorhamnose 3,5-epimerase — its product is MNVIATELPGVLLLEPKAFGDARGFFMETWQAARYREAGMPERFVQDNHSRSRRGVLRGLHYQLTQPQGKLVWVTRGAVFDVAVDIRRGSPGFGQWYGCVLDDVDHRQLYIPPGFAHGFCVLSEEADFFYKCTDYYHPSSECGIAWDDPEIGIAWPLREGIALSAKDQRNRPLAAQRPEDLPVYEG
- the gspE gene encoding type II secretion system ATPase GspE, which gives rise to MPVDLGELLVAHQKLAGADLQRARRVQDGTGENLDSLLVKLGLVSERDLAEALSTQLKLPLVQPADYPDTPVTNGGVSARFLKESRAIPLFEDEQGLTVAMANPTDDYVLAALRLATGKAVWPRVAIPSEWEVAFERLYGSGRSAMGQIVDSIGLADNLTDEEQIQHLKDLASEAPVIRLVNLMTARAVESRASDIHIEPFENRLKIRYRVDGVLREVESPPSRLSAAVISRIKIMAKLNIAERRLPQDGRIQLRAQGKEIDLRVSTVPTLYGESVVMRILDKASVVLDFAKLGFSSRTLKRFLGVLHQPHGIILVTGPTGSGKTTTLYTALQTINTPERKILTVEDPVEYQLEGVNQIQVKAQINLTFANALRAIVRQDPDVIMIGEMRDVETAGIAVQSALTGHLVLSTLHTNDAAGSITRLLDMGVDDYLLTSTINGILAQRLVRLLCTQCRQPYPALPELADELRLHRFSDTRDITLYKPIGCEQCGGTGYRGRAAIMEFLMMSDPLRRMVLKHADAGELQAAAQKEGMDTMYEDGLRKAVAGLTTIEEVLRVTSQQEQEG